The DNA sequence CCGCAATTCGACAGCATCGTCACTTCTCTCTCACAATGCGCAACGCGCCACGCTCGTCGAGTTGTTGACCTCTTGATGTCGTGGTGCCGTGACTACTGTGGCAACATTGGAGCCAGCGAAGTTCGGACGCATTTGGACCGCTCAATAGGATTACAGATaaaggttgaagaagctgccGCTATCCTGCAAGCACGAAAATCCTCAGCAGCAAGGTTTATCATGAATCGGGTGTTGATAGAGTTGTTGAAGATAATACCAAAAGATTCACTGGATCAAGAGCTTGGTATGACCCTCGAACAGAACGCCTTCAACGCTTATCGCTCGGAGAAAATTGAAGACGTCATGCAATTCCCGCACCGCAAAGCTGTTTCGCAACTACAGGTGGAACTCCTTGGTCAGCTATCCAAAACTCGATTTTTGACGGTTAGCGATAGATTTATCCGCGAACTGAGCAAGTATGATACCAATCAACAACCGACcaaagaagcagaggcaAAGATTGAGCACTTGCTGAAGGGTATGCGCCAACTTCAGCTCAAAGTCTACccggaggaagagcttgaactATCCGCCGAATTCCTTCAATCACTTTCTGCTTTTTTCGCCACCGCCCATGGTCAGTCTCTGAAGACTGCGTACGCCGAGACATTGTcatatcttcttcatcctgtAGTAGAAACCGCGACGGCAGAAGTCAATCATCCTATCTGGTCGCAAGCAGTAGCCGTGATCTTGGAGCGCGCAATAGGAATGGTCAGCAAAGCGAGGTATTGGGGCTCTGCATTCCCATTGATGGTGATTGTTATGGGTGTGAGTCCGCGCGACGGGTTTATGCAACAGTGGCAGGGCGTCATCGATGTAATTCTGGCAAAATTCAAAGTGAGTGTTAGTATCCGTCAATGCAGCCAAGCTAATGCGAATGAAGGACCGTAACCTGAGACCTATAGCAATGGGCGCCTTCATTCGTCTGCTGTGGATATATCTCCACAGATGCAGCGAGTCATCGACTTCAACCAGGAAACGCCTCGACCCTCTCGTTCACATTCTgttccattcttctccaacatcaCCTCTCTACCCTCCAGATATACCCATCGAAGCATTCATTTCAGTCTTACATTATGTGATGACTCGCCAAATTGAGTACGGGGAAGAGCTAGTCTCGGCTTTTTTGGGCGGTCGGGCGGTTGCTGGCGAAGGTGGGGCAGACAGAGCCACTGCACTTGTGCGGGCTATTGACTACACATTACGAGCTATCGAACTTGAAAAGGCTGCCACATGGCCTCAATATCCCGACTTCAACAAGTTTGGTCTAGAAGGCTACGAGTCATCAGGCGAAGTCTTGCCATTCGAAGCAGAATCGAAAGTGGAAGTACGCGATCTTCTCAAAAGGTGTGGTCCTTTATTCCTCAACACCTTGGTAGACTGCGACAATGATGTCCGACATCTTCTACTCTCGAACGATGCGGTGACGCTTTCCGGACACACTTCTAGCAATACAATGGACAATCCCTTGGACAGCATCACTATTAAGCATGGCGATGTGTATGTGTCATACTCAGCGAGGTTCGCGGCGAGGTTGAGGTTAATGGGCGCCATTATTGACACTCTGCCGCGATGTTTGCCTAGTGATGCTAAGTGGGGAGAGCTGGCGAGCATACTTAGCCGGGCGACATTCTCTGTTGACCCAAAGCTATGTGAGTCAGCGGCTAATGCACTCAAAAGGATTTCTCAAGACCCCCAGAAATGTTTGCTCTTGGTCACTACATATCGCGGATTCGTCTTTGAGACGAGGCACGTCTTTAAGGATACGTTCATTGGCGCACGACTTTTTGAGAGCCAGTTTGAAAGAGTGATAAGATTGTGGTTGGATATGCTTCAGTCGCTGGTCGGTCACCAACGCGTAGCAGAGGCACAAGCTCAagcggatgaagaggcgCCTGATCTCCCTCCCATCGAGTCTTCACAGATTGCCCAAATTGAGGGCTGTGCCTTATTTCTTCTGTGCTCCTCATCCGCCACACTTCGAAAACTCGCTGGTCAAATTCTTGTCGCAGCCCGAAACCTAGAAAGCCAACAGCGTATGCCGTCTGCCGCTTTCCGATATAGTCGTATCTCTCCTGATCGTTCTGCAATGTCTCGTGTCCTCGACAGCTATGAACACGCCTTTTCTGAGGCGGACATCGTTGCATTGGGACAGATACCCTGGCTGTCGCAACCCGACAGATTGAGATTGGAGACGCTGGTGGGAACAATtaaaaaggaagggaacAAATTGATTCAAAGGATTGCTGAGAGCGAGCATCCAAGAGACGGGGCGTTATGGTTAGCTGTACTGCCGCACTTCATTGGAAAAGTTGCAGAGACGTTGCCAAACGCTGCACACGAACTGAGGTCTGTTGTGGGTGGTCTGGTGTTGAGATTACAAGCGCATGTGGCAGTTGTGGCAGGGGGCGCGATGCGCGGGACGCCGAGTCGGAATGATGGAGGATATGCGTCCACCAAAAGTTCAACGGACGTGGCTGTCCTTGCGGAGCATTGGAGAGCTTACCACAGTGTTTTATGTGTTACACTTATCCCACCGAATGCAAATGgcccttctccatccacGCCTCCGGTACAGAGATCGACAGCAAAAGACATGATCATCCTCAATCAAGATGCTATCAATTCATCAGGCTTGTTTACTTACTTGACGTCACTGCTTGGGTGGGAAGATCCCCGGTTCAAGGATGCAGCTGTTCATGCCTTAGGGTCGATCAGGCAGGGGATGTTGAGGCCATTGGCTGAACAGCTGCTGACCTTGGCTAGACGGCTGATGGATGGCACAAAAGTCGGTGGGACATCGCGAGAGGGTACCACTAAGAAAACACCGAATGCCAACATTTGGACTGCCCTTGCACACATTTTCCGACTCATTTCGCCTCTCGTCCTTGACTCTAAATCTTCCTCTCACCTCGCCAACTTGTCGTCTATGATAGGCTTCGTCAAACTCACATACTCCCTTCTATCTGATCGATCTGTCAAGGAGGATTTCGATCTTCAAAATCTCCGTCGCTCATTTTGTGTCGTTGTCGAAAATCTTACCAATGCCCTTGGTAAACTAGACTCCTCGCACCGCTTCTTGGGTGAAGACATGCGCGGGGCCATTTTCAAACTGTGTACCGAATGGTGTTTGGTCGGGCGTCGGCCTGATGTGGCAAAGGCCAGGGAAAGTCAAATGCTGCAGGCAGCCGCGGGGGGTTACAAGGGTGAAAAAGATAGGGCGACATATCTGGATGATTTGCAGAATAAGACTAAGCTACTGTCGATGGCGGCAGCGGAGGCTATGGCAGGACTTTGCGTGAGTCGAACTGAATGTGGTTCGACAAAGGGCTAGCTGCTGACTGTCATCCATAGCAAGGAAAGTTGATATCAGCCTCTGACTCAAGCCCCGCACAACAAGCGTCAGAGCATATTGTAGAGCCATTATTAGTATTGAGGTGGATAAGAGGGATGTTCGGGTCTGGAAATGCGTCGCATAATGTGACCGGAAAGTAAGTCGTGGTGATTTTGGTATGCTCAGGGCAAAAATTGACCTTTTTGAAGGAGAGCGTTGTTTGCTCTGCTCAAATACAACTGGGAATGTGAGCGTCTTTTGGACGAGGTGTTGCACCAATCATTTGGTGAAGGCGAACAGTTCCCCCTTGACTCGTCGTTCTTCGGTGTCGTGGCCGACCTTCTGTCCGAGGGTCTTATCACTTTACCTATCGAACAGATTGCATGTCTCACCCTGTCAAAGCTTGGTCATCCGGTTCCCCATATCCGACAACGAGCTTTCCAACTCATACAAACTTTACTGGTGCTCCCTGAGCAACAAATGGCAGCAAGTAAATTGCTCGCATCAGTTGGCAGCTTTTCCCCAGTTACTTATCGGAAGGCTCAAACCATCTTATCTGCTCAGCTGGCAGGAATCTATGCCGAGAACTCTTTTGAGTTCCTTAGCGAATGTACCATTCGCTTGAGTCAGCTTGAAGCTCCGCGGCGACAAGCCACGCTGTGTATAATAAGCCCTTGGGCACAGCACTTGGAAGTGTTATCAGACACATCTGAGCTTGAGGCTGAGCAAGTCACAAGACAGTTGAAAGCACTGCATAATCTCGTCTACTTGGCCGTGAGGTTTGGCGATGATTATATCGAAGAGGTCAAGGCGATCATCCATTCATTTGTCGGGTCTGATACCACTCAATCAGAAAATACAACTGCGCTTGTCAAGTTCCTATTTGAGCAAGGCGGAAAACGAAGGTCACCTGATTTCGTTGAGCATGCTCGGAGGATTATCGCTTGCCTTGCTAGCCGCCCAGCTGGAGACTCAATCTTCGAGGATATTTGCAATTTTGTCGAGCCCAATGCCATGGTCGCCTTACCTGACGCGGATGTGCCGCCAAGTCCCATGTCATCTCTTGCAAATCTTGATACTATTATGAGCGCACCTTCGACGAAGTCACAGACATTCTCCACGGGCCAGCTGGCGTTAATTTTCGCGAGTGAGCTGCTCCCCCATCGACTCGGAGATATAGATCTGCCCCAGAAACTACCGGCTCTATTGCATGCGGCTCTCATACAATGTGATCATCCTTCATCAGCGTTGAGAGAGCAAGCTCAAACCGTACTCTTCCAAGTTCTCAGAGCTTGGATCTGTGACGTTTCTAGGGTGCCATCTAAAGACGCACATACGATTTGGGCGTCAGCTGAGCACAAGGTGACCTCGCTGGCGCGAAGCGGAAACATTTTTTGGAAAAGTGACGATATGGGCGGGACCGACGTTGCATTTCTTGCGCCAGCCAACATGACTACATTTATTGTAAAGATTCTCGggatcctcctccctctaCAGCCCAAGATTCGCCAACATTGGGGCGAACTCGCTTTGAGCTGGGCCACTACCTGCCCTATGCGTCATTTGGCTTGTCGCTCTTTCCAGGTCCTACGTATCCTTTCTCCGAAGATCAACCCCCGCATGATTTCAGATACTCTGGCACGACTTTCAAGTACGATAGGCAGCTCATCCTCTGAAATCCAGGCTTTTAACTCAGAGGTACTTCGAACTTTCGCCTCTATCGTACAGTCTCTCAGTCCAACCGAAGCATTGGCATATCCCCAGATCTTCTGGTGCAGCCTTGCATGTCTCACTACGCCCTACGAGAATGAATTTTCTGAAGTTATAGAATTGCTGTCTCACGTTTTGGACAAAACCAATCTCTCGGATCCAACGGTCGTGCAACTTCTCAATTCCTATCGACCGACAGACTGGGTCGGGCCGTCACCTTATCTTCAGTCTCTACTTTTAGTCGGTTTACGATCGTCCAAAACGGCATTCTTGACATTCGACATTATCCGCCGTCTAACCAGTGCTTCCAACGATGAGTTGATTGACGATCCGAACGACAGATTAATCCACGGCTTCATTGCTGCCTTACCCTGGATGCTTCATTCGACAGACCTTGGAGAACCTAATGAAGAGCTAGCTGGTATGGCGCTGGATCTGGCTGAGATAGCTGATCAACAAGGTCAAGCTAGCTTTTCCCGTCTTCTTACATCATTCGCCAAAGTCCGTTTCAGGTCCAAGGATGACTTCATCCGTCAGGCAGCAAGTCTTTTGCGCGACTACATGCCGACTCATGCTTTGGATATCGTCACGCTCCTCTTGGGCTTCGTTCTCAACACGTATGATTGgatgagagaaaagagtATGCAAGTACTCAAGCTGGTCCTTCAATCGCCGGAAGCTAGAGCACCCCTTCAAGCGCATGGAAATGAGCTTTTACAGCCTCTTCTGAGATTGCTTGCTACTGAACATGCTTCTCAGGCACTTGATGTTCTGGACATGCCGGTGACTGCGACGGCAGTACCTGCTGGCGATAATAGTACAGTGTCACCTGGCTACGGTGAAGTTTTTGGAGTGGTAGAGGAAAGTGGGTGGAGTGTaccaaaggcaaaggagcTTTCGGCCCTCACCCGAGAAAACGTTCGTGCTGTCTTCAATACCTGTGCTACTGAGACCAGGGCAGCATCTGCACACTTCTCAGTCGTCCAATTCGCCGATATGCGATCGTTCGGGCCGAATGCAAGCCAAGTCAGTCTTGACATTCCTGCCTCACCATTCATGAATGAGTCAGTGGTCATGGATAACGCGTCGATTGGTGACCTTGTTGGAGCATTGCACAATCTCGGGCACTTCttcgaggatgaagatggtgctGCTGGGACCACGGGGAGTACCAGCCCTCCTTTGGCGCTGCGGGAATAGCAAGACGATTAAAatagaaaaaaaagccACTGCAGCCGGTATTTGTACGTGGTCCCCCAACGTGGTACGAGTGCTCTCCAGCCTAACTTCCTCATTCGGACAGAGTAAGGTGTTATATGAAGGCTAAGTGTCCCATACATATGACCGTAACTGGCCTTGCCAGACAAGGTATAATCGTTGTATTACGATAGGGCTTGCCTTGACAGATGGTGGGGGCAATGAACGCACTGCCGAATTTCATGCTATCAAGACATGGCGCAACAAGCAGTGATGTCAATGAAAGAAGACTAAGGCATATCATGGCTGTGAGTACATTTCTGCCCCTATGGCTATACAATCATTAATAATTCCAATAGCGCGGTATTTTGAGCCTCTGAGTAATGGCGCAAAGTGATAGTAGCAGTAATAGTAATAGTCAAGAATATAGTGTAGAGACGCCGGGCCCTAGCAACGTTTGTATAGACACATGTATGTAGCATTGCAAGTCTTGTAACAGCTCAATGGATATTATACCACAGCCGATAGACCTCACTCACCCCTTGCACATCATCGAGAACTCTTTGGGAAAAGGCTACATCAGCCAAAGCGGAGAACGGAGTTATTATCGGAGAATCTGGAGTGGACGACGATCGTCGGAGAGTGTGAGCGGAGGTAAATGCGGAGCAGTAACTTAATCTTTCTTTTGCCTCTTGTGCTTATACCCAATCTATCAAGAATAACATTAAACTTGCTCAATAACAAAAGTATTCTTTGCATTGTGATCACAGGAAGTAGACATTTTTCATTTGGACTTGGTTGGGGGTTGCCCCACAGCGTCGTTGTTGTGTCCGTCCTTATCTCGGTAGTCGACAGTCACGAATTAGCCGAGGTCTCGGCACGCATTAGCTTCCGTCCATATAACCATTTCACATCCCCCATTCCGGCCGCTGCCCTTCCGGAGAGTTGACATCAGCTATAAAACAATGTTTAGTATCTTGACAAAAACTACAACAAATTTATTACTACTCCAAACCAGAAGAAAAGTAGTCCTACAACAGATCAGAACCATGTCTGTATTCAGCACCTCTCGGTCCGTTCACTGTTTCTTTTGTTATCCGGTAAAAGTTATCCGGCTAACTTGACGATGCAGATTGGCTGGTAAAACTGGTATGCTCTCCATATAGTTCTGTACACAAAACTGCCTCATCCTGATATCTTGTCTAAGTCCTTGTGACTGGTGCCTCCGCCGGTATCGGTGCCTCAACTGCCGAGCTCTTCGCTAAATGCGGGTCCAATgtcgtcctcctcgcccgACGAGCGGACAACCTTCAAGCAGTGAAAGCTAAATGTGAAGCTGCCCACAAGGAGTCTGGGCTAAAGGAGGGCGGTAAAGTGGTCGTCATTGAGGCAGACATGCAGAAGAATGAGCACTTGGATGCCATCCCCACCAAGCTTGAAGGCTTGGAAGTTGACATGTCAGTGCACACGATTGTAGGTTGACAAGGCACGTATAAGCTGATTCGGTCTCTCGCAGTCTTGTCAACAATGCTGGTATGGTGAGGGGTAAAGAGCAAGTGGGAGGTATGTTATCATCCTGAAGGAATATGGGAATAAAGCTAATGAGCAATGTTACCGCATATTAGACATCTGTTGGTCACACATTATCTCATCCTTGGTTGAAGTGTTGAGCTTACCGAACTTAAATGTCCTGCAGCTGAAGATGACATCAATGTGATGTTCTCAACCAACGGTAAGCTACCATATGTATGGTTCCTTGTACCATACTGAACATATACTTTTCCAGTCCTCGGTCTCATTCACTTAACTCAGATCTTTGTTCGTCAATTCAAGCAACGAAACGCTGGCATGATTATTAACCTCGGTTCCATCGCCGGTCGTGAACCTTACGCTGGTGGTGCCATCTACTGCGCTACCAAGCACGCCCTTGCCGCTTTCACCGGCAGTTTGTTGAGAGAACTTGTCAACACCCCCATCAGAGTCTGTGAGGTTCAACCGGGCATGGTGGAGACAGAGTTCTCCATTGTCAGGTTCAGGGGCGACAAGGACGCTGCCGATGCTGTTTACAAGGGGATTCAGCCATGTGCGTGTTATACTTCCAAGTAAAGATGGAAACGTAGCTGATGAGTTTTGTTCAGTGGTTGCTCAGGATATCGCCGAAGAAATCGTTTGGTGTGCCTCCAGGCCTGCGCATGTCAATATTGCCCAACTCTGTAAGGTGACTGTTCCCAAGATGTGTATCGAACTgacctcttttttttcagtcGTCATGCCTGTCAACCAGGCCACGCCTACTCTTGCTCACCGAAGTTCTTAAAGTCATGAAACATGATTCAGGCAGTAAATGCCAAAACTTAATGCAGCTATTTCAAACAAGTACATGGGTATATCTAAACAAGATGCAGTAAAGAGCCGAAAGTAAATTGCACATGTCCCCTATCTCTAAACTAAGCCTTGgcctccttggccttcctcttctcgatggccttcctcttcttctcaagcttctccttctcggcAGCCTTTTCGCGGTTGGAATACTGCATCTTTTCGTAGAGCTTAGCCTTCTTGTTACTCATCATGATCTTCCTCAAGTCCTCttcgcccttcttctctttctgaGAAGCAGGCACCTTCTTGGCATGCACCTTGGTAGCCTCTTTGAGCTGAGCGCGGAAAGCAGAGTGGGAAACACCGTTGGTTTCAGCTTCGAGTTCAGCGGcgtggaggagagaagcatCTGAGGGGTTCTGAGCGGCAGCGAGAAGAGCCGGAGGGTATTCAGCAGCGACTTcctccttgccatcctcttcttcatcctcagaTTCGCCCTCATCTTGCTCGgcagcttcctcctcctcctcacctTCCTGACCCTCGGCAGCCTTCTCACCCTGTTCTTCCAACCAGGGCCTGTACAACTCACCCTCACCGTCCCAAGGACTGAGATGGGGCGGGAGAAGCTGACCAGGGCCGTAGCCTTCGCTGCTGATGATTTTTTGCTTGTTGACACAGTCTGCAACCCATTGGGGTTGAATCCAGACCCACTTCCTACCagcttccatctccctcatcctctcaacGGTGATAGGTCGGTCGATGATAACGTGTGTGATAGAATCAGCATTAGGAGCGTCGGCGGGGGTAGGAGCGGTAAGTGAAGTAATGACCTTGCCGCCCATCGCACGGACGACGAATTCCCAGGTTCGGGAAGAGGTTTCTCGAGAAAGGTAAAAAGTGtaaggggagaagagaaggttcTGTCGGGCAGGGGTAGAAGAAGTGGCGAGAAGAGAGTTGTAAGTAGTGAGAGGAGCTGAAGCGACGTCGTCAACTTCTTGAGCCTTGCTAGGCCGCTCCACAAagtcctcgtcctcttcttcgtcagtCTCCTTGGCACCTTCATCCATGTCCACATCAGCGTCATCTCCAGCAGCCTTGATGCCCTTGATGGCCTTTCGGACAGCCTTCTTGGACACTTGAGTCTTGCCGTCTGCACCCTCGGCAGCCTTCCTCTCAACAAGCTTGAACGCGCCGACAGACTCTCCTTGTTCGTCGAGCTCGACATccaaaggaggagggtacACGAGGTTTTCGTCGGTGTAGAGTTTGAAAAGCACGAATCCAACCATGGTCCTGTAAAGGTCAAGGAAGGTCAAAAGGATCCTGAAGTCGACATCGTGGGGGACGTGTTGCTGGAACTCGAAACCTTCAAGCCATCTCACCCTGACGGGCTCACCACCTTGACCAGGAACCTCACATTCGTAATAGACACCCTTGATACCGAGGAACATCTTTCGAAGAGAGTGAGTCCTAATAGCCCAGAGCTTCCATTCAGAAATGAGACGGCTGCACTCGGCAATGACCTCAGATGGAACGAGGGTCTTTCCAGGGAT is a window from the Cryptococcus neoformans var. neoformans JEC21 chromosome 2 sequence genome containing:
- a CDS encoding Cell polarity protein mor2, putative — translated: MEEIVIPNLEDDEDDFLPALARPVFGAASSTTSLPDTDSYGHRTNLSSDSSYPAKFGSTTPTRPALPKGSASFSANTGHGFGQDARLGKFSNASSSSLVTPGTSISSSLALTPGKKNGLASKGSLASFKNAFKSSNTAVPPVPMFDSRSGAPGYPALKNPFSRFDSPVSPKSAGFKISSKGKTPSTSSPAMARYQSSDGGRKYSITSSHRSQGGRSMTSQGSSNFRADDYPMPALPPIPTRQTPSRIGRHGSDAGSFMMGRRNGSADLDGLYSAATPAEEALRVVFKEFREMAGNKVHKVCARPLNSHPSLSSFLDIGVDPQFDSIVTSLSQCATRHARRVVDLLMSWCRDYCGNIGASEVRTHLDRSIGLQIKVEEAAAILQARKSSAARFIMNRVLIELLKIIPKDSLDQELGMTLEQNAFNAYRSEKIEDVMQFPHRKAVSQLQVELLGQLSKTRFLTVSDRFIRELSKYDTNQQPTKEAEAKIEHLLKGMRQLQLKVYPEEELELSAEFLQSLSAFFATAHGQSLKTAYAETLSYLLHPVVETATAEVNHPIWSQAVAVILERAIGMVSKARYWGSAFPLMVIVMGVSPRDGFMQQWQGVIDVILAKFKDRNLRPIAMGAFIRLLWIYLHRCSESSTSTRKRLDPLVHILFHSSPTSPLYPPDIPIEAFISVLHYVMTRQIEYGEELVSAFLGGRAVAGEGGADRATALVRAIDYTLRAIELEKAATWPQYPDFNKFGLEGYESSGEVLPFEAESKVEVRDLLKRCGPLFLNTLVDCDNDVRHLLLSNDAVTLSGHTSSNTMDNPLDSITIKHGDVYVSYSARFAARLRLMGAIIDTLPRCLPSDAKWGELASILSRATFSVDPKLCESAANALKRISQDPQKCLLLVTTYRGFVFETRHVFKDTFIGARLFESQFERVIRLWLDMLQSLVGHQRVAEAQAQADEEAPDLPPIESSQIAQIEGCALFLLCSSSATLRKLAGQILVAARNLESQQRMPSAAFRYSRISPDRSAMSRVLDSYEHAFSEADIVALGQIPWLSQPDRLRLETLVGTIKKEGNKLIQRIAESEHPRDGALWLAVLPHFIGKVAETLPNAAHELRSVVGGLVLRLQAHVAVVAGGAMRGTPSRNDGGYASTKSSTDVAVLAEHWRAYHSVLCVTLIPPNANGPSPSTPPVQRSTAKDMIILNQDAINSSGLFTYLTSLLGWEDPRFKDAAVHALGSIRQGMLRPLAEQLLTLARRLMDGTKVGGTSREGTTKKTPNANIWTALAHIFRLISPLVLDSKSSSHLANLSSMIGFVKLTYSLLSDRSVKEDFDLQNLRRSFCVVVENLTNALGKLDSSHRFLGEDMRGAIFKLCTEWCLVGRRPDVAKARESQMLQAAAGGYKGEKDRATYLDDLQNKTKLLSMAAAEAMAGLCQGKLISASDSSPAQQASEHIVEPLLVLRWIRGMFGSGNASHNVTGKRALFALLKYNWECERLLDEVLHQSFGEGEQFPLDSSFFGVVADLLSEGLITLPIEQIACLTLSKLGHPVPHIRQRAFQLIQTLLVLPEQQMAASKLLASVGSFSPVTYRKAQTILSAQLAGIYAENSFEFLSECTIRLSQLEAPRRQATLCIISPWAQHLEVLSDTSELEAEQVTRQLKALHNLVYLAVRFGDDYIEEVKAIIHSFVGSDTTQSENTTALVKFLFEQGGKRRSPDFVEHARRIIACLASRPAGDSIFEDICNFVEPNAMVALPDADVPPSPMSSLANLDTIMSAPSTKSQTFSTGQLALIFASELLPHRLGDIDLPQKLPALLHAALIQCDHPSSALREQAQTVLFQVLRAWICDVSRVPSKDAHTIWASAEHKVTSLARSGNIFWKSDDMGGTDVAFLAPANMTTFIVKILGILLPLQPKIRQHWGELALSWATTCPMRHLACRSFQVLRILSPKINPRMISDTLARLSSTIGSSSSEIQAFNSEVLRTFASIVQSLSPTEALAYPQIFWCSLACLTTPYENEFSEVIELLSHVLDKTNLSDPTVVQLLNSYRPTDWVGPSPYLQSLLLVGLRSSKTAFLTFDIIRRLTSASNDELIDDPNDRLIHGFIAALPWMLHSTDLGEPNEELAGMALDLAEIADQQGQASFSRLLTSFAKVRFRSKDDFIRQAASLLRDYMPTHALDIVTLLLGFVLNTYDWMREKSMQVLKLVLQSPEARAPLQAHGNELLQPLLRLLATEHASQALDVLDMPVTATAVPAGDNSTVSPGYGEVFGVVEESGWSVPKAKELSALTRENVRAVFNTCATETRAASAHFSVVQFADMRSFGPNASQVSLDIPASPFMNESVVMDNASIGDLVGALHNLGHFFEDEDGAAGTTGSTSPPLALRE
- a CDS encoding short-chain dehydrogenase, putative, which produces MFSILTKTTTNLLLLQTRRKVVLQQIRTMSVFSTSRLAGKTVLVTGASAGIGASTAELFAKCGSNVVLLARRADNLQAVKAKCEAAHKESGLKEGGKVVVIEADMQKNEHLDAIPTKLEGLEVDILVNNAGMVRGKEQVGDISEDDINVMFSTNVLGLIHLTQIFVRQFKQRNAGMIINLGSIAGREPYAGGAIYCATKHALAAFTGSLLRELVNTPIRVCEVQPGMVETEFSIVRFRGDKDAADAVYKGIQPLVAQDIAEEIVWCASRPAHVNIAQLFVMPVNQATPTLAHRSS
- a CDS encoding ribosomal large subunit biogenesis-related protein, putative, coding for MAKIKKRGESGAAKNYVTRNQALKKLQISLSDFRRLCILKGIYPREPLNKKRANKGSSAPASFYYHKDIQYLLHEPLLVKFREHKAFAKKLARAIGRQEWGLAKNLEDAKPVARLDHLVRERYPTFTLALQDLQDPLNLVHLFSTLPTNPIPGKTLVPSEVIAECSRLISEWKLWAIRTHSLRKMFLGIKGVYYECEVPGQGGEPVRVRWLEGFEFQQHVPHDVDFRILLTFLDLYRTMVGFVLFKLYTDENLVYPPPLDVELDEQGESVGAFKLVERKAAEGADGKTQVSKKAVRKAIKGIKAAGDDADVDMDEGAKETDEEEDEDFVERPSKAQEVDDVASAPLTTYNSLLATSSTPARQNLLFSPYTFYLSRETSSRTWEFVVRAMGGKVITSLTAPTPADAPNADSITHVIIDRPITVERMREMEAGRKWVWIQPQWVADCVNKQKIISSEGYGPGQLLPPHLSPWDGEGELYRPWLEEQGEKAAEGQEGEEEEEAAEQDEGESEDEEEDGKEEVAAEYPPALLAAAQNPSDASLLHAAELEAETNGVSHSAFRAQLKEATKVHAKKVPASQKEKKGEEDLRKIMMSNKKAKLYEKMQYSNREKAAEKEKLEKKRKAIEKRKAKEAKA